GTCGAAATTCGCACCGAATGGCAAGGCATTGTGCCGACCTTGGTGTCGATGGATACATAGAAAAGCCTTTTGATTTATCTGCTCTCATGAGAAAGATGAACAGCCTTCTCGGTATAGGGGACTGTCAGGTGCTTCTTGATCTTTGGGGGGATGATTATGAGAAGCGAATAAGTCATGCAGGGCCACTTGTCAGGAAGGTGCTTGAGATTATCTGGCAGGATGAAGGTAAAAATTTCTCACGAAGCCAGGCAGCAAAAACACTGCAGGTTTCACCGGAACATTTGAGCAGAATCTTCCACGAAAAGTGCGGTATTCCTATGAGTGAGTATTTAAATCGCTACAGGGTGAGAAAAAGTTTTCCCTATCTCATAGGAAAAAGGCATCTTAAAATAAAAGATGTTGCCGCTGCCATCGGTGTAAATGACGCCAATTATTTTTGCCGCTTTTTTAAAAAAACGATGGGCATCACTCCCACCGAGTTTAGGGAGCGAG
The nucleotide sequence above comes from Deltaproteobacteria bacterium. Encoded proteins:
- a CDS encoding response regulator; this translates as MDKPKILIIDDERRFVSSLKKLLNLDFEVRTAPNGKKGFQLFEKCLPSLILLDLDMPVMNGLEVLDKIRKIDRDVLIIIMTGRNSHRMARHCADLGVDGYIEKPFDLSALMRKMNSLLGIGDCQVLLDLWGDDYEKRISHAGPLVRKVLEIIWQDEGKNFSRSQAAKTLQVSPEHLSRIFHEKCGIPMSEYLNRYRVRKSFPYLIGKRHLKIKDVAAAIGVNDANYFCRFFKKTMGITPTEFREREAL